Below is a genomic region from Methanosphaera sp. ISO3-F5.
CTTTATTTATAAGAATAGTTCTCGTAGATACTTCTTTTACAAATTCCATTGTGTGACTAACTAATATTATTGTGGTTCCAAGTTTTTCATTAATTTTTTTCAATGAATTAGCTACTTGTCTTAATGTAACAGGATCTAAATCTCCGAATGGTTCATCAAGAATTAATATGTCTGGATTTGATGCAAGTACTGTTGCCATTGCAACTCGGACTTTTTGACCACCAGATAATTCAATGAACTGTCTTGAAAGGAGAGGTAAAGGTAAATCTAATGCTTCAAATACTGGTTTAGAGTATTCTATTATTTTTTCCACTTCTATTGTTGGGAATAATATGTTAAGAATTTCAGGACTTAAGTTTAATTTTTCTAATTTAATTATAGCTTCATTTTTTGATAAGTCTGTTAATTGATAGATAACATCTAATGCTTCTTCACTTAACCCAAATTCTTTAGCTTTTTCAAGTGCATGTTCGTATGTTTCATCAGTTTTGGGTGAAATTTTGTATCCTAATTGTTCAATAATTGGTGTATGTGGAGTTAATGCAAATTCCTGGTGCATAAAACCAAGGTTTTTTCGTATATTCATCCTGTTTTCGCCATATTCTGTCATGTTTATCCATTCATCCTTGGCAAGAATTTCTATGCTTCCTTCATCAGCTTTTTCAAAACCAGCTATCATCCGCAATATTTCAGTTTTTCCAGAACCTGTTGGACCAATAATTGATAATATTTCTCCTTTGTTGACTTCAAAATTTATATCTTCGATTGTTAATACGTGACCTCCCTTGTATAAGTAGAAATCTCTCATTAAATTTTTAACTTTAATAATTGGTTGTGTTCTGTCCATGTCTGCAATAGGATATTCTGGTTCTTCATCTTTTAAGAAATCAGTTATAATTTCCTCAGGTTCTCCAATTTTTTTAACTTTACCGTTAAACATTAACATAATTCTATCTGCCATATATCTTTGAATTTCTGGCTGATGAGATACTATAATGACTGTTGTACCATATTTTTCATGAATTCGTTTTATTGTATCAAGTACTTCTTTTCTTTTTTTAGGGCTGCTCATTGTAGCAGGTTCATCTAATAATAATATTTCAGGTTTTTTAGCAAGTTGTCTTGCAAGAACTAATCTTTGTTTTTCTCCACCACTAAGAACTGGGGCAAAATGGTTTGCTTTTTCTTTTAAACCAACAGTTTCCAGTATGTCTAATGCTTCTTCCATATATTCGTCTTTGATATCGTTTATGTCGGCTGTTGTTTCATCTCCAGTTTTTATACCGTATAATTTGTGTATAACATTTTCCACTGCAGTTTTTGACCATAGTCCGAATGATCTTTGGAGGTGTATTGCTGTTTTTTCTTTTAATTCATTTTTGTAGTTATTATAAGTCTTTGGAGTAATTACCATGTCATCAATTGTAATTGTACCTTCATCGAAGGGTTCTACTCCTCTTAGTATTCTCATTAATGTAGATTTTCCTGATCCACTTATTCCCATGATACCAAAGGTTTCATTATCTTTTATTTCAAATGAAACATCATCTAATGCTTTAATCATGTTTCTGTCTTTGAGTTTGTAAATTTTTGTTAAATTTTCTATTTTAATCA
It encodes:
- a CDS encoding ATP-binding cassette domain-containing protein; the encoded protein is MIKIENLTKIYKLKDRNMIKALDDVSFEIKDNETFGIMGISGSGKSTLMRILRGVEPFDEGTITIDDMVITPKTYNNYKNELKEKTAIHLQRSFGLWSKTAVENVIHKLYGIKTGDETTADINDIKDEYMEEALDILETVGLKEKANHFAPVLSGGEKQRLVLARQLAKKPEILLLDEPATMSSPKKRKEVLDTIKRIHEKYGTTVIIVSHQPEIQRYMADRIMLMFNGKVKKIGEPEEIITDFLKDEEPEYPIADMDRTQPIIKVKNLMRDFYLYKGGHVLTIEDINFEVNKGEILSIIGPTGSGKTEILRMIAGFEKADEGSIEILAKDEWINMTEYGENRMNIRKNLGFMHQEFALTPHTPIIEQLGYKISPKTDETYEHALEKAKEFGLSEEALDVIYQLTDLSKNEAIIKLEKLNLSPEILNILFPTIEVEKIIEYSKPVFEALDLPLPLLSRQFIELSGGQKVRVAMATVLASNPDILILDEPFGDLDPVTLRQVANSLKKINEKLGTTIILVSHTMEFVKEVSTRTILINKGKLIEEGNPEEVTDHFIEMESI